The Brachyspira hyodysenteriae ATCC 27164 genome includes a window with the following:
- the yedE gene encoding YedE family putative selenium transporter: MKKDIFTSSIGVIIAGAIIGAIAAWLSVMGNPANMGICIACFTRDLAGAVGLHRAAAVQYIRPELIGLVIGASVSAILSKEFVPKGGSSPIIRFCLGFFAMIGALVFLGCPWRTLLRVAGGDINGIFGLIGIIIGGGIGVFFWKQNFSLGQPKAYKNKLVGFLPLVISIMLLVLLLKQTKFSEGGPIFFSESGPGSMKAPIIIGLIASIVIGFIAQKSRFCTVGGLRDGIFMKDFHMTKGVIAFIVAAFIVNIITNRFSFSMENQPIAHTNILWNTVSMILTGLAFTLGTGCPGRQMIQSAEGNMDSFIFVIGMLVGAGFAHNFNLASSTAGPTAYGMGAVILGLVFCIIIGFTMKENTAN; this comes from the coding sequence ATGAAGAAAGACATTTTCACGAGCTCTATAGGAGTTATAATAGCCGGTGCTATTATAGGTGCTATAGCTGCTTGGCTCTCTGTGATGGGCAATCCTGCTAATATGGGTATATGTATTGCATGCTTTACCCGAGATTTAGCCGGAGCTGTCGGATTGCATAGAGCAGCTGCTGTACAATATATAAGACCTGAATTAATAGGTCTTGTTATAGGTGCATCAGTTTCAGCAATTCTCTCTAAAGAATTCGTTCCTAAGGGAGGAAGTTCGCCTATTATAAGATTCTGTTTAGGCTTCTTTGCTATGATAGGAGCTTTAGTTTTTCTTGGATGTCCTTGGAGAACTTTGCTTAGAGTGGCAGGAGGAGATATTAACGGAATATTCGGTTTAATAGGCATCATTATAGGCGGAGGAATAGGAGTTTTCTTCTGGAAACAAAATTTCTCTTTAGGTCAGCCAAAAGCTTATAAAAATAAGTTAGTAGGTTTCTTACCATTAGTTATATCAATAATGCTTTTAGTTCTATTATTGAAACAAACTAAATTTTCTGAAGGCGGACCAATATTCTTCTCTGAATCAGGACCTGGAAGTATGAAGGCTCCTATAATTATAGGTTTAATAGCTTCAATAGTTATAGGTTTCATAGCTCAAAAATCAAGATTCTGTACTGTAGGCGGACTTAGAGACGGAATATTTATGAAAGATTTCCATATGACTAAAGGTGTTATAGCTTTTATCGTTGCTGCTTTTATAGTAAACATAATAACTAACAGATTTAGTTTTTCTATGGAGAATCAGCCAATAGCCCATACAAATATTTTATGGAATACTGTATCAATGATTCTTACAGGTTTAGCATTTACTTTAGGTACAGGATGCCCTGGAAGACAAATGATACAATCTGCGGAAGGTAATATGGACAGTTTCATATTCGTTATAGGTATGTTAGTTGGTGCAGGATTTGCTCATAACTTTAATTTAGCAAGTTCAACTGCCGGTCCTACTGCTTATGGAATGGGAGCTGTTATTTTAGGTTTGGTATTTTGTATAATAATTGGTTTTACAATGAAAGAAAATACCGCTAATTGA
- the rpsR gene encoding 30S ribosomal protein S18, translated as MDLENTENVENNNNNEEEVKAKGERKAHFNKELNEKDGRKKFFKKKVCYFCKNNIDVLDYKDIKLLKRYVKDSGKIIPKRLNGTCSKHQRLVTKAIKRARNIALLPYETRY; from the coding sequence ATGGATTTAGAAAATACAGAAAATGTAGAAAATAATAATAACAATGAAGAAGAAGTTAAAGCTAAAGGTGAAAGAAAAGCTCATTTCAATAAAGAATTAAATGAAAAAGACGGAAGAAAAAAATTCTTTAAGAAAAAAGTATGCTACTTCTGCAAAAACAATATTGATGTTTTAGATTATAAAGATATTAAATTATTAAAAAGATATGTTAAAGATAGTGGTAAAATCATACCTAAACGTTTAAATGGTACTTGCTCTAAACATCAGAGATTAGTTACTAAAGCTATTAAAAGAGCTAGAAATATAGCACTTTTACCTTATGAAACTAGATATTAA
- the rpsF gene encoding 30S ribosomal protein S6 encodes MREYEILFVTEINDAVHQNAKDHVKTILQNYHAEIFNEADYGIHNLSYPIRKVNQGKFYYYHFRCDGNSLAGIEKELRYELSILRFIIVRLDEIIQKNKKENNKENVNNEEASKEA; translated from the coding sequence ATGAGAGAATATGAAATATTATTCGTAACAGAAATCAATGACGCTGTGCATCAAAATGCAAAAGATCATGTAAAAACTATTCTTCAAAATTATCATGCTGAAATATTTAATGAAGCTGATTATGGTATTCATAATCTAAGCTACCCTATACGTAAAGTTAATCAGGGTAAATTCTACTATTATCATTTTAGATGCGACGGAAACAGCTTAGCTGGAATTGAAAAAGAATTACGTTATGAACTTAGCATATTAAGATTTATAATAGTTCGTCTAGATGAAATAATTCAGAAAAATAAAAAAGAAAATAATAAAGAAAATGTTAACAATGAAGAAGCTTCTAAAGAGGCTTAA
- a CDS encoding single-stranded DNA-binding protein gives MATDFNSVTLIGRLTADPVSKYLPSGSAVVEFSIANNYYVSSKNTTEVNYFDVVAFGKIAETVSKYLTKGKQVAIMGTLRQERWQDKDTNAARSKVRIIMQSMQMLGTSGNAAAGMDTAYSPSASSGSVDLGSFEDDDEVPF, from the coding sequence ATGGCAACAGATTTTAACAGCGTAACTTTAATAGGAAGACTTACAGCAGATCCTGTATCTAAATATTTACCTAGCGGAAGTGCTGTTGTAGAGTTTTCTATAGCAAATAACTATTATGTAAGCAGTAAAAATACTACTGAAGTTAATTACTTTGATGTAGTTGCTTTTGGTAAAATAGCTGAAACTGTAAGCAAATATCTTACAAAAGGTAAGCAAGTTGCTATAATGGGTACTTTAAGACAAGAAAGATGGCAGGATAAAGATACTAATGCAGCAAGATCTAAAGTAAGAATCATTATGCAGTCTATGCAAATGCTTGGTACTTCCGGTAATGCTGCTGCTGGTATGGATACAGCCTATTCTCCTTCTGCTTCAAGCGGAAGTGTAGATTTGGGCAGTTTTGAAGATGATGATGAAGTGCCATTTTAA
- a CDS encoding acyl-CoA dehydratase activase-related protein, producing MEKIFKAGIDIGSTTAKMVVYDNDNMIFKTYVRHNADVKDTLLSILDNLQAMHGDLKLSLAMTGTAGMGVCEKTGISFIQEVIASSTAIRKIYPYGRTLIDIGGEDAKIIVFDDNFKADIRMNGNCAGGTGAFIDQMATLLNVHPSELSVLAEKSTSIYPMASRCGVFAKTDVQTLISRDIPKADIAKSIFQAVAVQTVNTLAKGFEIKPKILFTGGPLTFLPELRKTFLALLDASEDDMYTVDHPELTAAIGAAFGEKEEQTTIKVSELYKLVENISAEVKITNSKTREALFNSQEEYKEWSEEHSKDKVRAADVSTVNGKNTFLGIDSGSTTTKIVIIDEDGQVVLRHYRNNNGNPVGAVTEGLTEIKKELDEKNIKINIARTAVTGYGEDLIKAAFNMDEGIVETMAHYRGAKAFDKDVSFILDIGGQDMKAIFIKDGIIENIEINEACSSGCGSFIETFARGMGYKVADFANIACESARPCDLGSRCTVFMNSKVKQSLREGSSVADISAGLAKSVTLNCFTKVLKITDTSILGDHIVVQGGTFKNAAVLRSVEKFLDKKVIRPDISELMGAYGCALLALDTYNTKEEDTTFIGLDNLQEANDYERKQLTCKGCENLCTVTRLKFKDNKSFYTGNKCERIFSNKGNKERNYGMDITQKKLSLLFDRPLAPASDEIKGTIGIPRVLNMYQNFPFWATILVECGYRVQLSSPSSMAIAEKGSGTVMSDNICFPAKIANGHIYDLIESKVDRIFYPSVVLEKAEDDGSVNSYNCPVVTGYPDVIDSSISPLTKYGIPFDAPTISFLNEDLLYKGCKAYFVKGLGIDKKDFDRAFKMALKEQVRIKEELRAEGKKIIEHAKETQTPTILIVSRPYHIDPLINHKIPETIASFGINVITEDGLDIDESLADVQVLTQWSYPNKMFKAALWACKQKDMKLEVVQINSFGCGPDATTSDEIKSILNAYGKSPTLVKVDEISSPGSIRLRIRSMIESMKMKGDFAPSEESNRTIIKRYEKNDRRAILVPKFGQFYDPMILTLLQRSGYDTIALPEPDVESVELGLRYANQDICYPATIVIGDIIRAVQSGKYDPKNIAAGITQTGGQCRASNYASLIKRGLINAGYPDVPVVTVGLTVINDQPGFELSKIDLMKEGIIAMPYADAISTMYYYCAAREVKKGESLALANKYIALHPKDFALKATDKLLKQAIAEFNAIETNDDLMLPKAGLVGEIYVKYNNFANGDVCDWLMAKGVEVIVPPVFDFFVQKVISEQVNKETNARDVSFLGYYGSKISEKVIDMRIDSINQMMSKFKGFRPAHHIRQIAENAAKVTAMTNQFGEAWLLPGEIATFAEEGVNNVLCLQPFGCIANHIIARGIETRLKTRYPQLNLLYLDMDAGASEVNTVNRLEFFVRSAKDSMNTAASMDYVKESVGEYAK from the coding sequence ATGGAAAAAATTTTCAAAGCAGGTATTGACATTGGTTCAACTACCGCAAAAATGGTTGTGTATGATAATGACAATATGATATTTAAAACTTATGTCAGACATAATGCTGATGTAAAAGATACATTATTGTCTATACTTGATAATTTACAGGCTATGCATGGGGATTTAAAACTTTCTCTTGCTATGACAGGTACAGCAGGAATGGGAGTTTGTGAAAAAACAGGCATTAGCTTTATTCAAGAGGTAATCGCTTCTTCAACAGCTATCAGAAAGATTTATCCTTATGGAAGAACATTGATAGATATAGGAGGAGAAGACGCTAAAATCATAGTATTTGATGATAACTTCAAAGCCGATATAAGAATGAATGGTAACTGTGCAGGCGGTACAGGAGCATTCATAGATCAGATGGCTACTCTTCTTAATGTTCATCCATCTGAACTTTCTGTATTGGCTGAAAAATCTACTTCTATATATCCTATGGCAAGCAGATGCGGAGTATTCGCTAAAACAGATGTACAGACTCTTATAAGCCGTGATATACCTAAGGCTGATATTGCTAAAAGTATATTCCAAGCTGTTGCTGTTCAAACTGTTAATACTCTTGCAAAAGGTTTCGAGATTAAGCCTAAAATATTATTTACAGGCGGTCCTTTAACATTCCTTCCAGAATTAAGAAAAACATTCTTGGCACTTCTTGATGCTTCAGAAGATGATATGTATACAGTTGATCACCCAGAATTAACTGCTGCAATAGGTGCTGCTTTCGGTGAAAAAGAAGAACAAACTACAATAAAAGTTTCTGAATTATACAAATTAGTAGAAAATATTTCAGCGGAAGTAAAAATCACTAATTCAAAAACAAGAGAAGCTTTATTTAATAGTCAGGAAGAATATAAAGAATGGTCAGAAGAGCATAGCAAAGATAAAGTAAGAGCTGCTGATGTATCCACTGTTAATGGAAAAAATACATTCTTAGGTATAGACTCCGGTTCTACTACTACAAAAATAGTTATTATTGATGAGGACGGACAAGTAGTATTAAGACATTATAGAAATAACAATGGTAATCCTGTTGGTGCTGTTACTGAAGGACTTACAGAAATTAAAAAAGAATTAGATGAGAAAAATATAAAAATTAATATAGCAAGAACTGCCGTTACAGGTTACGGAGAAGATTTAATAAAAGCTGCTTTCAATATGGACGAAGGTATCGTTGAAACTATGGCGCATTACAGAGGTGCTAAGGCTTTCGATAAAGATGTCAGCTTCATACTTGATATAGGCGGACAGGATATGAAAGCTATATTTATTAAAGACGGTATTATAGAAAATATTGAAATTAATGAGGCTTGTTCTTCAGGATGCGGTTCGTTTATAGAAACATTTGCACGCGGTATGGGTTATAAAGTTGCTGACTTTGCTAATATTGCATGCGAATCTGCAAGACCTTGCGATTTGGGAAGCCGCTGTACAGTGTTTATGAATAGTAAAGTAAAACAGTCTTTGAGAGAGGGTTCTTCAGTTGCTGATATTTCTGCAGGACTTGCTAAGAGTGTTACTTTAAACTGTTTTACTAAAGTATTAAAAATTACTGATACTTCTATTTTGGGCGATCATATAGTTGTTCAGGGCGGTACTTTCAAAAATGCTGCAGTTCTTCGTTCTGTAGAAAAGTTTTTAGATAAAAAAGTTATTCGTCCTGATATATCCGAACTTATGGGAGCTTATGGTTGTGCATTGCTAGCTTTAGATACATACAATACTAAAGAAGAAGATACTACATTTATAGGTTTGGATAATTTACAGGAAGCTAATGATTATGAAAGAAAACAGCTTACTTGTAAAGGATGCGAAAACCTTTGTACTGTTACTAGATTAAAATTCAAAGATAATAAATCATTCTATACAGGAAATAAATGCGAAAGAATATTTTCTAATAAAGGAAATAAAGAAAGAAATTACGGAATGGATATCACTCAGAAAAAACTTTCTTTATTATTCGACAGACCTTTAGCACCTGCTTCAGATGAAATAAAAGGTACTATAGGTATACCTCGCGTACTTAATATGTATCAAAACTTTCCATTCTGGGCTACTATACTTGTAGAATGCGGATACAGAGTTCAGTTATCATCACCATCAAGTATGGCTATAGCTGAAAAAGGTTCTGGTACTGTTATGAGCGATAATATATGTTTCCCTGCTAAAATAGCTAACGGACATATATATGATTTGATAGAATCTAAAGTTGACAGAATATTCTATCCATCTGTAGTATTGGAAAAAGCTGAAGATGATGGAAGTGTTAATAGTTATAACTGTCCGGTAGTTACAGGATATCCTGACGTAATAGACAGTTCTATAAGTCCATTAACTAAATACGGAATTCCTTTCGATGCTCCGACAATTTCTTTCTTGAATGAAGATTTATTATATAAAGGCTGTAAAGCTTATTTTGTAAAAGGGCTTGGAATAGATAAAAAAGATTTCGACAGAGCTTTCAAAATGGCTTTAAAAGAGCAGGTAAGAATTAAAGAGGAATTAAGAGCTGAGGGCAAAAAAATAATAGAACATGCAAAAGAAACTCAGACTCCTACTATACTTATAGTAAGCAGACCTTATCATATTGACCCATTAATCAACCATAAGATACCTGAAACTATTGCTTCATTTGGTATTAATGTTATTACTGAAGATGGTTTGGATATAGATGAATCTCTTGCTGATGTTCAAGTATTGACTCAATGGTCTTACCCTAATAAAATGTTTAAAGCTGCTTTATGGGCTTGCAAACAAAAAGATATGAAGCTTGAGGTAGTTCAAATTAACAGTTTCGGATGCGGTCCTGATGCTACTACTTCAGATGAAATAAAATCTATACTTAATGCTTATGGAAAGAGCCCTACTTTAGTAAAAGTAGATGAGATATCAAGTCCTGGAAGTATAAGACTTAGAATACGTTCTATGATAGAAAGTATGAAGATGAAAGGTGACTTTGCACCAAGTGAAGAGTCTAATAGAACTATCATTAAAAGATATGAAAAAAATGACAGACGTGCAATACTCGTACCTAAATTCGGACAATTCTATGATCCTATGATTTTAACTTTACTTCAAAGAAGCGGATATGATACAATAGCTCTTCCTGAACCTGATGTTGAATCTGTGGAATTAGGTTTAAGATATGCTAACCAAGATATATGTTATCCTGCAACAATAGTAATAGGAGATATTATAAGAGCCGTTCAAAGCGGAAAATATGATCCTAAAAATATAGCTGCTGGTATCACTCAGACAGGCGGACAATGTAGAGCTAGTAATTATGCTTCTCTTATAAAGAGAGGATTAATAAATGCAGGTTATCCTGATGTTCCGGTTGTTACAGTTGGTTTAACAGTTATCAATGACCAACCTGGATTCGAACTTTCAAAAATTGATTTGATGAAAGAGGGTATTATAGCTATGCCTTATGCTGATGCTATATCTACAATGTATTATTATTGTGCTGCTAGAGAAGTTAAAAAAGGTGAGTCTTTAGCTCTTGCCAATAAATATATAGCATTACACCCTAAAGATTTCGCTCTTAAAGCTACTGATAAATTATTAAAACAGGCTATAGCAGAGTTTAATGCTATTGAAACTAATGATGATTTAATGCTTCCTAAAGCAGGATTAGTAGGCGAGATTTATGTAAAATATAATAACTTTGCTAATGGCGATGTTTGCGATTGGCTTATGGCTAAAGGTGTTGAGGTTATAGTTCCTCCTGTATTTGACTTCTTTGTACAGAAAGTTATAAGCGAACAGGTTAATAAAGAAACTAATGCCAGAGATGTATCATTCTTAGGTTATTACGGCTCTAAAATATCTGAAAAAGTTATTGATATGAGAATAGATTCTATAAATCAGATGATGTCTAAATTCAAAGGCTTCAGACCAGCACATCATATAAGACAAATAGCTGAAAATGCTGCTAAAGTTACTGCTATGACTAACCAATTCGGAGAGGCTTGGCTTTTACCTGGTGAAATAGCAACTTTCGCTGAAGAGGGTGTAAACAATGTACTTTGTCTTCAGCCTTTCGGTTGTATTGCTAACCATATCATAGCTAGAGGTATTGAAACTAGACTTAAAACTAGATATCCTCAATTGAATCTTCTTTATTTGGATATGGATGCAGGAGCAAGCGAAGTTAATACTGTAAATCGTTTAGAGTTCTTCGTTCGTTCTGCTAAAGACAGTATGAATACTGCTGCAAGTATGGATTATGTTAAAGAGTCAGTTGGAGAATATGCTAAATAA
- a CDS encoding DUF2262 domain-containing protein, with product MFYLQKESEFLEEYKDAAFIIGSPDFFGARTEDDDKINVLIMCIAYKDIETGYIEKNKKIVVRMKIYEKELEYYKKIIKRESVVKLKVRYEKEQGDEVAEFLLADIIDNNYKDEDLNKILKEYLKPIYYNDEVLGSFLYNRMIGSFDKEIEWLDNKKVLAAFDDSNESDKNKAALFLRDVFLNKKEFDDKVKTYSARKIIREGNNISSKNGGNTIDKEVFIKEFMGKMDFLEIIVHEKDDYVNYRLGNKNVFKMDIIVEGNLNGNLFNAFISPF from the coding sequence ATGTTTTATTTGCAAAAGGAAAGCGAGTTTTTAGAAGAATACAAAGATGCCGCATTTATAATAGGGTCTCCTGATTTTTTTGGAGCAAGAACGGAAGATGATGATAAAATTAATGTTCTTATTATGTGTATTGCCTATAAGGATATAGAAACAGGCTATATAGAAAAGAATAAAAAGATAGTTGTAAGAATGAAGATTTATGAAAAGGAATTGGAGTACTATAAGAAGATAATAAAGAGAGAATCTGTTGTAAAATTAAAAGTCAGATACGAAAAAGAGCAGGGTGATGAGGTTGCTGAGTTTTTACTTGCTGATATTATAGATAATAATTACAAAGATGAGGATTTAAATAAAATACTTAAAGAATATTTAAAGCCTATTTATTATAATGATGAAGTTCTTGGAAGCTTCTTATATAATAGAATGATAGGTTCTTTTGATAAAGAAATTGAATGGCTTGATAATAAAAAAGTTCTTGCTGCTTTTGATGATTCTAATGAAAGTGATAAAAATAAGGCTGCTTTATTTTTAAGAGATGTATTTTTAAATAAAAAAGAGTTCGATGATAAAGTAAAAACTTATTCTGCAAGAAAAATTATAAGAGAGGGTAATAATATTTCTTCTAAGAATGGAGGAAATACTATTGATAAGGAAGTTTTTATTAAAGAGTTTATGGGTAAAATGGATTTTTTGGAGATTATAGTTCATGAAAAAGATGATTATGTTAATTATAGATTAGGAAATAAAAATGTTTTTAAGATGGATATAATTGTAGAAGGAAACTTGAATGGAAATTTATTTAATGCTTTTATAAGTCCTTTTTGA
- a CDS encoding sulfurtransferase TusA family protein, translated as MPDTIKVDTRGMSCSQASFQAKCAAINTTELNTIIEVLVSGHSSCESVIRGCKKYGYEGTFKNIENEDILVTLTKVK; from the coding sequence ATGCCGGATACTATAAAAGTAGATACTAGAGGAATGTCATGTTCTCAAGCCTCTTTTCAGGCCAAATGTGCCGCTATTAATACTACAGAATTAAATACTATTATAGAAGTTTTGGTAAGCGGACATTCAAGCTGTGAAAGTGTCATAAGAGGATGTAAAAAATACGGTTATGAAGGTACTTTCAAAAATATAGAAAATGAAGATATACTTGTAACCTTAACAAAGGTAAAATGA
- the gatA gene encoding Asp-tRNA(Asn)/Glu-tRNA(Gln) amidotransferase subunit GatA, with protein MELNELTIIQIREKLKNKEIDAPTLVDSIIKNIEEDNKRDDKIYAYLEIFKEEALEQAKKAQERINNGEDLPLLGVPLAIKDNLCYKDHLMTASSKMLEGYKAPYTAPTVQRLIDNGAIIIGRTNMDEFAMGGTTETSNYGVTRNPKNRAHVPGGSSGGSAAAVAANFAFGALGSDTGGSIRQPASFCGIVGVKPTYGRVPRLGCIAMASSLDQVGPLTKDVKDAALMTKIIAGFDPKESTTLNIPVPDYVAALDGNIKGMKIGLAKEYYDTDLIAADVKENVMDAIGKLKDQGAEIVDISLPNAKYGSRVYTAVMDVEVASNMGRYDGIRYGYHPKGDFNLDEYYYTSRSVGLAFETRARILFGTLMTGKRFFYSHYQHALKVRKLMQMDFDNAFKNVDVIVSPTSPVTAGLLGTRDQTDSALSFLADSYVSNINLVGLPAMSVPCGVDKNNMPIGIQFITKQFNEVDMFRMAYAHELANK; from the coding sequence ATGGAGTTAAATGAATTGACTATAATTCAAATAAGAGAAAAATTAAAGAATAAAGAAATAGACGCTCCTACATTAGTTGATTCTATTATTAAAAATATAGAAGAAGACAATAAAAGAGATGATAAAATATATGCATATCTTGAAATTTTCAAAGAAGAAGCATTAGAACAAGCTAAAAAAGCACAGGAAAGAATAAATAATGGTGAAGATTTGCCTTTATTAGGTGTGCCTTTAGCTATTAAAGATAATTTATGCTATAAAGATCATTTAATGACAGCTTCTTCAAAAATGCTAGAAGGTTATAAAGCTCCTTATACAGCTCCAACAGTTCAGAGATTAATAGATAATGGTGCTATTATTATAGGAAGAACTAATATGGATGAGTTCGCTATGGGCGGTACTACAGAAACTTCTAACTATGGAGTTACTAGAAACCCTAAAAATAGAGCTCATGTTCCTGGCGGTTCTTCAGGCGGTTCTGCTGCTGCAGTTGCTGCTAATTTTGCTTTCGGTGCTTTGGGTAGTGATACAGGCGGTTCTATAAGACAGCCTGCTTCTTTCTGCGGTATAGTTGGTGTTAAGCCTACTTATGGAAGAGTTCCTAGATTAGGATGTATTGCTATGGCAAGCAGCTTAGACCAAGTTGGACCATTGACTAAAGATGTTAAAGATGCTGCTTTAATGACTAAAATTATAGCTGGTTTTGACCCTAAAGAATCTACTACTTTAAATATACCTGTACCTGATTATGTTGCCGCTTTAGATGGAAATATTAAAGGAATGAAAATAGGACTTGCTAAAGAGTATTATGATACAGATTTAATAGCTGCTGATGTAAAAGAAAATGTTATGGATGCTATAGGTAAATTAAAAGATCAGGGTGCTGAAATAGTTGATATTAGCTTACCTAATGCAAAATATGGTTCAAGAGTTTATACAGCAGTTATGGATGTTGAGGTAGCTTCTAATATGGGAAGATATGACGGTATAAGATACGGGTATCACCCTAAAGGCGATTTCAATTTAGATGAATATTACTATACTTCAAGAAGTGTAGGACTTGCTTTTGAAACTAGAGCTAGAATATTATTCGGTACTTTAATGACTGGTAAAAGATTTTTCTATAGCCATTATCAGCATGCATTAAAAGTAAGAAAGTTAATGCAAATGGACTTCGATAATGCATTCAAAAATGTTGATGTTATTGTTTCTCCTACTTCTCCTGTAACAGCAGGTCTTTTAGGTACAAGAGATCAAACTGACAGTGCTTTAAGTTTCTTGGCTGATAGTTATGTTTCTAATATTAACTTGGTAGGACTTCCTGCTATGAGCGTACCTTGCGGTGTAGATAAAAACAATATGCCTATAGGTATACAATTTATTACTAAACAGTTTAATGAAGTTGATATGTTTAGAATGGCTTATGCTCATGAATTGGCTAATAAATAA
- a CDS encoding aspartate 1-decarboxylase gives MMRSVIKSKINRLTVTRTDLNFRDSITIDEALLDKSDIMDGERVSVINLSNDIRFETEVIKGIRGTGIIGINGDNVHYAKKDDTIIVLSYGHIPEENIKNHKTKIVFVNMYNMILE, from the coding sequence ATGATGAGGAGTGTCATAAAATCCAAGATAAATAGACTCACAGTTACAAGGACGGATTTAAATTTCAGAGATTCAATAACAATAGATGAAGCCTTACTCGATAAATCAGATATAATGGATGGAGAGAGAGTATCTGTTATTAATTTAAGTAATGATATTCGTTTTGAAACTGAAGTCATTAAAGGTATAAGGGGTACTGGTATTATAGGCATAAATGGAGATAATGTTCATTATGCAAAAAAAGATGATACTATAATAGTTCTTTCTTACGGTCATATACCGGAAGAAAATATAAAAAATCATAAAACTAAGATAGTATTTGTTAATATGTACAATATGATACTGGAATAA